Genomic segment of Serinicoccus hydrothermalis:
TCGGCGCGGACCACCATCGCCAGCGCCTGGAGGGTCTTGCCGAGGCCCATGTCGTCGGCGAGGATCCCGCCGAGCCCCGCGTCCCAGAGGCCGGCCAGCCACCGGTAGCCCTCGAGCTGGTAGGGCCGCAGGGTCGCCTGCAGCGCGGCGGGGGCCTGCACCACGCCGCGGTCACCGGCACCGAGGGCCAGCAGGGCGTCGACGCGCTCGCGCCACCGGCCCTCCTGGTCGTGCACGACCCCGAGCTCGACCAGCTCCTCCCACCAGCCCGCCTGGTAGGGCGAGAGCCGCAGCCGTGACGGGTCCCCCTGGTCGCTGTCGTCCAGCTCCCGGGCCTCCTCGATGAGCCGGCGCAGGGAGCCCAGCTCGGGCTGGTCCAGCCGCATCCACAGACCGGAGTCCAGCAGCAGCTCCTCCTGCCCCCGGGCGAGCGCCTCGAAGAGCTGGTCGAAGGGGATCTCCGTCTCCCCCACCAGGACCTGGACGTGCAGGTCGAACCAGTCGCCCTCGGCCGCCTCGGTGGTGCTCAGGTGCACGACGGGGGCCTCCTCGGCCTCCTCGTAGGTCGCGAGGTCGCCGTGCAGGACGAGGTCGACCTGCTCGGCGTCCTCGAGCCGAGGCAGGACCTCGCCGGCGAAGCGCGCGGTGCCGATGCCGGTGAGCACGGCCCGTGGCCGCAGGGCCGGCTCCCCCGACCGTCCGCGCTCCACCAGACCCGTGGTGCCCTCGAGGAGCGGGAGCACCTCCTCGACCGCGTGCCGCTCCGCCTCCGCGTCCCGGACGGTGTCCTCCGCGCCCGGACCGAGGCCCACGACCGCGACCTCCTCGCTCCCGCCCACCGTGGGCACGGCATACGCGAAGGTCCAGCGCAGGTGCAGGACGTGACCGGCCTCCGGCGTGACCTCCAGCCGCAGCCGGGGCGGGCGGTCGGCCGGGGTCACGACGCTGCCGTCGCTGGAGGTCAGCCGCACCTGGCGGGCCAGCGCCGGGTAGTAGCCGCTGAGGAAGCGGGGGACGTCTTCGGCGGGGACCTCCATCGCGCGCCCGGACTCGACGAGGGCGACGACGACGTCGGGCACCGCCTCGGCCAGCGGCAGCAACGTGAGCGTCCCGGAGCCGTCGACCCGCCCCAGGCCGTGGGCCGGACGGCCGACGAGGAAGAGCTCCTCGCGCCGGTCGACGGAGCCCGAGGACCCCGCCTCGTCCAGGCCCTCGACCCGGGCCCGCACGAGCAGCCCGCCGTCCTCCCGGCGGGTGACGTCCAGCCCGGCGCGCGCGCTCCCCTCCCCGAGCACGACGTCGGTGACGCCCGGGCCCCCCACGAGCGGTATGCCTGCGTCCACGACCTGGCGCAGCACGGGCCAGGCGACCGCACCGACGTCGCCGAGCGGCAGCTCCTTGGCGGAGGAGTAGAAGTAGCCGAAGCCCGAGCTCTTCCCCAGCGCGGCGAGCTGGCCCAGCAGCGCGCGGTGCCGGGGGTCCACCTCCACCCGGGACCAGCGGTTGGTGAGGTCGTCCCACCCGACCCCCTGGCCCACCCAGGGCTTGCTGCGGCCGGGGCGCACCGGCTGCAGCCCCAGCCGGGTGCGCTCGTCCCGCCCGCCCGGTCCCTGGGTGAGCGAGACCTGCAGACCGAGCCGGTGCCGTGGGACGCTCGTCCCCTGGTCCGCCCCGCCCCGCACGAGGGGCGCCAGCGCCGCCTCCCAGCCTGCTCGCGCCGTCCCGCGACCGCGCAGCTGCGCCCGGGCGGCGAGGAGGATCGCCACGGCGTGCTTGCAGTCCTGCCCGACCGGGCAGCTGCACTGCCCGCTCCAGACCATCACCTCGCGGTCGTGGATCCGCACGACGGTCTGGTAGACGTGGCCCCGGTTCCCGGTCACGGTGCCGACCAGGGCCGAGCCATCCGGCCCGGTCACGAGGGTGCGGACGTGGCCGGCGTCGGCGTAGCCCTGGGCGCGGGCGAAGGTCAGCTCGCCCACCTCGCCCCGCAGGTCCTGGTCCTCGACGCGGAGCACCCAGTCCGCGGCGGCCAGGTCGGGGGGCATGGCACCGAGCGTAGGACGAGGCGGCGACAGACCACGCCCCTCGTCCACAGGCGCGGGGCGAGGATCGGGTCAGTGCCCTCGGTGCCCGCGACCGCGCACCGCGCCGAGGACCGCTGCGGCGACCTCGTCGGCCCGGGTCTCGAGCAGCCAGTGCCCGGCCTGCAGCTCGACGAACCGGTAGTCGCCGGACACGTGCGCCTCGGTCCGTTCCGCCGCCGCGCGGCCCAGGAAGGGGTCGCGGGCACCCCAGAGGTATGCCGTGGGCACGCCGACCGCCCCGACCCGGCGCCCGCCCCGGGCGGCCGCGGCGCGGTACCAGTTCACCGGCCCGCGCAGGCTGGCCGCGTCGGGCAGGCGGGCGGCATACCGTTTGCCGTCGGCCGCCGGCAGACCGGTGCGGGCCAGGCCGCCGCGGCGCAGCATCCGCGCCAGGGCGAGCTCGGGGAGCCGGGGCACCTGGAAGCCCGCGATGTACCAGCTGCGGCGGGCCTGGTCGCCGTGCCGCACCGCCCAGGCGAGGGCGGCCGGGTGGGAGGTGGAGAGCACCGTGAGCGTCGAGACCCGCTCCGGGTGCCACGCCGCGAGCGCCCAGGCGACCGCCCCGCCCCAGTCGTGGCCGACGACGTGCGCCCGCGCCAGGTCCTGGTCGTCCAGCCACGCGAGCACGTCCCCCACGAGGGCCTCCAGCCGGTAGGCCGAGACCTGCGTCGGCGCCGCCCCCGGGAGGTAGCCGCGCTGGTGCGGCGCGAGGGTGCGCAGCCCCTCCTGGTGCAGCAGGCCGGCGACGCCGTCCCAGGCGCTCGCGTCCTGCGGGAAGCCGTGGAGCAGCACCACCGGCTCCCCCGCGGGGTCGCCACCGAGCACCGCCTCGAACCGCAGACCGTCGTGGGTGAGGTGCGCGACCCGGCCGCCGTTGCTGTCCATGCCCACCATCATGGCGGGTGGACGGGCCCGTCTGCGTTAGACTGGACCAGCACCCCGCACCGTCTCACCTCGGGGTGCCCGATCTCGCGGCCACCGGCCGCCACGGACGCGCAGGCGACCTGCGCGCCGGGTGGGACACCGTATCCGTCCCGAAAGATCCCCGTGACCTCTTCCTTCGCCGACCTCGGCGTGCCCTCCTCCCTGTCCGACGTCCTGGCGGCGCGCGGCATCACCGTGCCCACCCCCATCCAGGCGGCCACGCTGCCCGACTCCCTCGCCGGACGCGACGTCCTCGGCCGGGGCCGCACCGGCTCCGGCAAGACGTATGCCTTCCTGCTCCCCGTGGTGGCGCGGCTGCTCGCCGACCCCTCCGCCGCACGCCGGCGCGGGCGCCTGCCGCGCGCGCTGATCCTCGCGCCGACGCGCGAGCTCGCCGGGCAGATCGCCTCCTCGCTGGAGCCGCTCGCCGCGCAGGCCGGCCTG
This window contains:
- a CDS encoding DEAD/DEAH box helicase produces the protein MPPDLAAADWVLRVEDQDLRGEVGELTFARAQGYADAGHVRTLVTGPDGSALVGTVTGNRGHVYQTVVRIHDREVMVWSGQCSCPVGQDCKHAVAILLAARAQLRGRGTARAGWEAALAPLVRGGADQGTSVPRHRLGLQVSLTQGPGGRDERTRLGLQPVRPGRSKPWVGQGVGWDDLTNRWSRVEVDPRHRALLGQLAALGKSSGFGYFYSSAKELPLGDVGAVAWPVLRQVVDAGIPLVGGPGVTDVVLGEGSARAGLDVTRREDGGLLVRARVEGLDEAGSSGSVDRREELFLVGRPAHGLGRVDGSGTLTLLPLAEAVPDVVVALVESGRAMEVPAEDVPRFLSGYYPALARQVRLTSSDGSVVTPADRPPRLRLEVTPEAGHVLHLRWTFAYAVPTVGGSEEVAVVGLGPGAEDTVRDAEAERHAVEEVLPLLEGTTGLVERGRSGEPALRPRAVLTGIGTARFAGEVLPRLEDAEQVDLVLHGDLATYEEAEEAPVVHLSTTEAAEGDWFDLHVQVLVGETEIPFDQLFEALARGQEELLLDSGLWMRLDQPELGSLRRLIEEARELDDSDQGDPSRLRLSPYQAGWWEELVELGVVHDQEGRWRERVDALLALGAGDRGVVQAPAALQATLRPYQLEGYRWLAGLWDAGLGGILADDMGLGKTLQALAMVVRAEDRGDLAGGPVLVVAPTSVVGAWAEQAERFAPHLRTTAITATRRRRGTDLATAIGAADLVITSYTLLRLEAEEYRSLPWSAAVLDEAQVVKNRRSATYQAVRRLGAERTLAMTGTPLENTLMDLWSMTSLAAPGLFSRPETFTERYRKPIESGAAPVELDRLRQRIRPFMLRRTKAEVAADLPDKVEQTLSIDLHPAHRRVYDQHLQRERQRVLGLLADLDKNRIKIFRALTLLRQLALDPSLVDDEHAGLARSAKVSALLEQLTEIAAEGHRALVFSSFTGYLALVRTALEEAGIAYAYLDGRTRDRASRIAAFREGEAPVFLISLKAGGVGLTLTEADYVYVLDPWWNPAAEAQAVDRTHRIGQHRTVHVYRMVSRGTIEEKVVALQERKRRLFSTVVDSGEFASGTVTAQDIRGLLEG
- a CDS encoding alpha/beta fold hydrolase; translated protein: MDSNGGRVAHLTHDGLRFEAVLGGDPAGEPVVLLHGFPQDASAWDGVAGLLHQEGLRTLAPHQRGYLPGAAPTQVSAYRLEALVGDVLAWLDDQDLARAHVVGHDWGGAVAWALAAWHPERVSTLTVLSTSHPAALAWAVRHGDQARRSWYIAGFQVPRLPELALARMLRRGGLARTGLPAADGKRYAARLPDAASLRGPVNWYRAAAARGGRRVGAVGVPTAYLWGARDPFLGRAAAERTEAHVSGDYRFVELQAGHWLLETRADEVAAAVLGAVRGRGHRGH